A genomic window from Vagococcus entomophilus includes:
- a CDS encoding cysteine hydrolase family protein produces MKALLSIDYTNDFVAPNGALTTGEPGQKIEPAIVALTKLFIQNQDFVVFAIDAHDALDHWHPENKLFPPHNLIGTPGRKLYGELENVYQENQENAQVYWMDKRHYSAFSGTDLDIRLRERNITELHLTGVCTDICVLHTAVDAYNLGYKIVIHEDAVASFNATGHAWALNHFVTTLGAKICSQQ; encoded by the coding sequence ATGAAAGCACTACTTTCTATCGATTATACCAATGATTTTGTTGCCCCAAACGGAGCATTGACAACTGGGGAACCTGGGCAAAAAATAGAACCAGCAATAGTTGCGCTAACCAAGTTGTTTATCCAAAACCAAGATTTTGTGGTTTTTGCTATTGATGCGCATGATGCTTTAGATCACTGGCATCCTGAAAACAAGTTGTTTCCTCCACATAATCTCATAGGGACTCCTGGCAGGAAGCTATATGGAGAACTGGAAAACGTGTATCAAGAAAATCAAGAAAATGCACAGGTATATTGGATGGATAAGCGCCACTATTCAGCATTTAGCGGTACGGATTTGGATATCAGGCTACGTGAAAGAAACATCACAGAGCTACATTTGACGGGTGTCTGTACAGATATTTGTGTCTTACATACAGCAGTGGATGCTTATAATCTAGGCTATAAGATTGTGATTCATGAGGATGCAGTAGCTAGTTTTAATGCAACAGGACATGCGTGGGCACTGAATCATTTTGTTACTACTTTGGGTGCTAAGATTTGTTCGCAACAATAA
- the macP gene encoding cell wall synthase accessory phosphoprotein MacP, with protein sequence MPKKPLITRTELRKLREQDNPKKRNDFQEEVADSHESLQRESTVSKESFFNLRKPTTKEKQPITRSRRIENSKVKERSNSLNKAILLVIVLLAVLFYAVFNF encoded by the coding sequence ATGCCAAAAAAACCTTTGATTACGCGTACGGAGCTTAGAAAGTTAAGAGAACAAGACAACCCAAAAAAACGTAATGATTTTCAAGAGGAAGTAGCGGACAGTCATGAGTCTTTACAAAGAGAGTCTACTGTTTCTAAAGAATCTTTTTTCAATCTGCGAAAACCAACAACCAAAGAGAAACAGCCCATAACGAGAAGTAGAAGGATTGAAAATAGCAAAGTAAAAGAGCGTAGTAATTCACTCAATAAGGCGATTTTGTTAGTAATCGTGTTACTGGCGGTTTTATTTTATGCAGTATTTAATTTTTAA
- a CDS encoding 5-bromo-4-chloroindolyl phosphate hydrolysis family protein — protein sequence MDTLLKLLVAFLVILLLLKLLKKTTHFRSKKHSQQLPKISENKSQHYHDFGMTDQEINFFRETMSTAKDQIEELTTYTHELSKLQAINLRHDTLNVARAMFKALVAEPTRLHLADQFLYTDLPSLVELSEKYIQVNQHEIKNRETYAKLEESAQAIDTLSKKIVTDYEHFVAEDLEDLEIEIAYAKQHTKKEPDFKEEIKHD from the coding sequence ATGGATACTCTGCTTAAATTATTAGTAGCATTTCTTGTTATTCTACTACTATTAAAGCTACTAAAAAAAACAACTCATTTCCGCTCAAAAAAACATAGTCAACAATTACCAAAAATTTCTGAAAATAAATCACAACACTATCATGATTTTGGCATGACGGATCAAGAAATCAATTTTTTTAGAGAAACAATGTCCACTGCGAAAGATCAAATTGAGGAATTGACTACGTATACACACGAATTATCCAAGTTGCAAGCAATTAACTTGCGGCATGATACGCTAAATGTAGCAAGAGCCATGTTTAAAGCACTTGTTGCAGAACCCACTCGTTTACACTTGGCAGATCAATTTTTATACACAGATCTCCCAAGCTTAGTCGAGCTATCTGAAAAATATATCCAAGTCAATCAACACGAAATCAAAAATAGAGAAACCTATGCGAAATTAGAAGAAAGCGCTCAAGCCATTGATACACTCTCTAAAAAGATTGTCACAGACTACGAGCACTTCGTTGCTGAGGACTTAGAAGATTTAGAAATTGAAATTGCTTATGCAAAGCAACACACAAAAAAAGAGCCCGATTTTAAGGAGGAAATAAAGCATGACTGA
- a CDS encoding NUDIX hydrolase: MKYEEKTLNRKEMFNGQIIQVCVDDVRLPDGNKAKRELVFHKGGVGIICFTAEGNMIFVRQFRKPIEREILEIPAGKIELGEQEPLHTAKRELEEETNYQAENWTLVQSMVLSPGFCNETMYIYEAKNLKKVENPLPKDEDEFLDLVFLDLAEAKAAVQSGDICDAKTLFAVQYWEMQTLKRRDKF; the protein is encoded by the coding sequence ATGAAATATGAAGAAAAAACCTTAAATCGCAAAGAAATGTTTAACGGTCAGATTATTCAAGTTTGTGTCGATGATGTCCGTTTGCCAGATGGCAATAAAGCAAAACGCGAGCTAGTCTTTCATAAAGGAGGAGTGGGAATTATTTGTTTCACAGCAGAGGGAAACATGATTTTTGTTCGTCAGTTTCGAAAGCCGATTGAACGTGAAATTCTGGAAATTCCTGCTGGAAAAATTGAACTTGGAGAGCAAGAGCCGCTACATACGGCAAAACGTGAATTAGAAGAAGAAACAAACTATCAAGCTGAGAACTGGACATTGGTTCAATCTATGGTTCTTTCGCCTGGCTTTTGCAATGAAACAATGTATATATACGAGGCAAAAAATTTAAAAAAAGTGGAAAATCCGTTACCAAAAGATGAAGATGAGTTTTTGGATTTGGTTTTTCTAGATTTAGCTGAAGCGAAAGCAGCCGTACAATCTGGTGATATATGCGATGCCAAAACTTTATTTGCAGTGCAATATTGGGAAATGCAAACTTTAAAAAGAAGAGATAAGTTTTAA
- a CDS encoding 5'-methylthioadenosine/adenosylhomocysteine nucleosidase, protein MKIGIIGAMPEELKVLKKSLTNCEEWQEAGATFYSGQFSGHEIVLVQCGIGKVLAAVTTTLLVSHYQVEAVINTGSAGGIGSGLAIGDVVISSKLAYHDVDVTAFGYDYGQMAGMPLYYEADEKLIQKAQTASIKSKLNAKVGLIVSGDEFVHSQDQINQIKSHFPEVLANEMEGTAIAQVAYRFEVPFVVIRAMSDNGNDEASVNFDDFILEAGKKSAEMVLALVKEL, encoded by the coding sequence ATGAAAATTGGAATTATTGGTGCCATGCCGGAAGAATTAAAAGTGTTAAAAAAAAGTCTAACAAATTGCGAAGAATGGCAAGAAGCGGGGGCTACTTTTTACTCTGGTCAATTTTCTGGGCATGAAATTGTCTTGGTCCAATGTGGAATCGGCAAAGTTCTTGCAGCAGTTACGACGACTTTATTAGTTAGCCATTATCAAGTAGAGGCTGTGATTAATACTGGTTCTGCTGGTGGAATCGGCTCAGGTTTAGCGATTGGAGATGTCGTGATTTCAAGTAAGTTAGCTTATCATGATGTAGACGTGACAGCATTTGGTTATGACTATGGTCAAATGGCTGGGATGCCGCTGTATTATGAAGCAGATGAAAAATTGATTCAAAAAGCTCAGACAGCTTCTATTAAAAGTAAGCTAAATGCCAAAGTGGGATTGATTGTTTCGGGAGATGAATTTGTCCACAGTCAAGATCAAATTAATCAAATTAAAAGTCATTTTCCTGAGGTACTTGCAAATGAGATGGAAGGGACCGCGATTGCTCAGGTAGCTTATCGCTTTGAAGTACCATTTGTGGTCATAAGAGCTATGAGTGACAATGGAAATGATGAAGCGAGTGTTAATTTTGATGACTTTATCTTAGAAGCAGGCAAAAAATCAGCAGAAATGGTTTTAGCTCTGGTCAAAGAATTATAA